From one Pedosphaera parvula Ellin514 genomic stretch:
- a CDS encoding UvrB/UvrC motif-containing protein, giving the protein MNFDISHLLEHWDYQPGQVVVRKFTGKDGTEKIQLRVDLGLLQMNAEGRPDGKHPLGYPTIYDFFQTKLYKHLASNEGNAEGFKLKPEDCAKLQLEALQYHHRYICLLQLEDYDAVVRDTERNIAVFEFVKKHAESEELTWSVVQFKPQLLLIQTRARATQALELNDYSTAMQFIEEGLAQIQDFYREQNRGEMAEQSGETNYLKNWLEEVSSKRPLSKRERLEKALSDAVNNEDYEKAAKVRDELRNLKSTE; this is encoded by the coding sequence ATGAATTTTGATATTTCTCACCTCCTCGAGCACTGGGATTATCAACCAGGCCAGGTGGTGGTTAGAAAATTCACCGGCAAGGATGGTACCGAAAAAATCCAATTGCGCGTCGATCTCGGCTTGCTTCAGATGAACGCCGAGGGCCGTCCGGATGGAAAGCATCCGCTTGGATACCCCACTATTTACGACTTTTTCCAGACCAAGCTCTACAAGCACCTGGCTTCGAACGAAGGTAATGCCGAAGGTTTTAAGCTCAAGCCTGAGGACTGCGCCAAGCTTCAACTGGAAGCCCTGCAATATCATCATCGCTACATCTGCTTGTTGCAACTGGAAGACTACGATGCCGTGGTTCGCGACACAGAGCGCAACATCGCCGTGTTCGAATTCGTGAAGAAGCACGCCGAATCCGAAGAACTGACCTGGTCCGTTGTCCAGTTCAAGCCACAGTTGCTTCTGATCCAGACTCGCGCCCGGGCAACCCAGGCTCTTGAGCTCAACGATTATAGCACCGCCATGCAATTTATCGAGGAAGGTTTGGCCCAAATCCAGGACTTCTATCGCGAACAAAATAGAGGCGAAATGGCGGAGCAGAGCGGCGAAACCAACTATCTGAAGAACTGGTTGGAGGAAGTCTCCAGCAAGCGCCCACTCTCGAAGCGGGAACGCCTTGAAAAGGCTCTCTCGGATGCCGTGAATAACGAAGATTACGAAAAGGCTGCCAAGGTCCGGGATGAGTTACGCAATCTAAAATCTACTGAATAA